In Nonomuraea sp. NBC_00507, the following are encoded in one genomic region:
- a CDS encoding FAD-dependent oxidoreductase, producing the protein MTHHIAIIGGGIGGLCLAQGLRKAGCDVTVYERDRTPADRLQGYRVHIDPNGARALRDCLPDHLWRSFLDTTGRGGQDFGFLTEQLDLLTLIETPQAADPADDHHSVSRITLRQVLLSGLDDVVRFGKTYERYERLPDGRVELFFADGTSETADIVVAADGGNSRVRRQYLPHAERVDTGITTVAGKFPLTDETRKLLATRLVDGPNSVIPPKGIGLFCAPHDLSDLAPAADEIGVTEQAGGIGVTEQEGALMDNTSSYVLWAVGAAAGRFPSDISEMSGKQLKDTVAQMIRSWHPDLRRMIDLSHPDTVSLLPIRTSIPIDPWPATNITLLGDAIHSMTPMRGIGANTALRDARLLCRALTAGSDPIEAIAGYEAEMREYGFAAVRDSLRSAQQFVGENRIARMGFKSFLRLVHRVPSLKAKVFS; encoded by the coding sequence ATGACACACCACATTGCGATCATCGGTGGCGGGATCGGCGGGCTCTGCCTGGCCCAGGGACTGCGCAAGGCAGGCTGCGACGTGACCGTCTACGAGCGGGACCGGACCCCGGCCGACCGGCTGCAGGGATACCGGGTGCACATCGATCCGAACGGCGCCCGCGCACTGCGCGACTGCCTGCCGGACCACCTGTGGCGGTCCTTCCTGGACACGACCGGGCGGGGCGGCCAGGATTTCGGCTTCCTCACCGAGCAGCTCGACCTGCTGACGCTGATCGAGACGCCCCAGGCCGCCGATCCCGCCGACGACCACCACTCGGTCAGCCGCATCACGCTCAGGCAGGTGCTGCTGTCGGGGCTGGACGACGTCGTGCGGTTCGGGAAGACGTACGAGAGGTATGAGCGCCTGCCCGACGGGCGGGTGGAGCTGTTCTTCGCGGACGGCACCAGCGAGACTGCGGACATCGTGGTCGCCGCGGACGGCGGGAACTCGCGGGTGCGCCGGCAGTATCTGCCGCACGCCGAGCGCGTGGACACCGGGATCACGACCGTGGCGGGCAAGTTCCCGCTCACCGACGAGACCAGGAAGCTGCTGGCGACACGGCTGGTGGACGGGCCGAACAGCGTCATCCCGCCCAAGGGCATCGGGCTGTTCTGCGCACCGCACGACCTGAGCGATCTCGCGCCCGCGGCCGACGAGATCGGGGTGACCGAGCAGGCCGGCGGGATCGGGGTGACCGAGCAGGAGGGTGCGCTGATGGACAACACCAGCAGTTACGTGTTGTGGGCGGTCGGCGCGGCGGCCGGGCGGTTCCCGTCCGACATTTCCGAAATGTCGGGCAAGCAGCTCAAGGACACCGTCGCACAGATGATCAGGTCGTGGCACCCGGACCTCCGCAGGATGATCGACCTGTCGCATCCCGACACCGTCAGCCTGCTGCCGATCCGCACCTCCATCCCGATCGACCCCTGGCCGGCCACGAACATCACCCTGCTGGGCGACGCCATCCACAGCATGACCCCCATGCGCGGCATCGGCGCGAACACCGCCCTGCGCGACGCCCGCCTGCTGTGCCGCGCCCTGACCGCCGGCAGCGACCCGATCGAGGCCATCGCCGGGTACGAAGCCGAGATGCGGGAGTACGGCTTCGCCGCCGTACGCGACTCGCTGCGGTCGGCTCAGCAGTTCGTCGGGGAGAACCGGATCGCGCGGATGGGCTTCAAGTCCTTCCTCCGCCTCGTCCACAGGGTCCCCTCGCTCAAGGCCAAGGTTTTCTCCTGA
- a CDS encoding TetR/AcrR family transcriptional regulator, whose translation MRRAPEERQRDPERTKARILQAALEEFAAKGFAGARVNEIAARAGVNKQLISYYFGGKEGLYQAITTRWQSEESAFADRSSSLGALVAGYVRANAERRDFGKLLVWQGLTDDGPPDATFAEDVRRDLEGLRKRQEAGELPADLDPAAVLVAFFAMAAAGISFPQLVRAAFDLDPASPEFAGHYAEQLEKLIGHLAEVTDS comes from the coding sequence ATGAGACGAGCACCGGAGGAGAGGCAACGCGATCCCGAGCGCACGAAGGCCCGGATCCTGCAGGCGGCGTTGGAGGAGTTCGCCGCCAAGGGGTTCGCGGGGGCGCGGGTCAACGAGATCGCCGCCAGGGCCGGGGTGAACAAGCAGCTGATCTCGTACTATTTCGGCGGCAAGGAGGGCCTCTACCAGGCGATCACCACCCGCTGGCAGAGTGAGGAGAGCGCGTTCGCCGACCGATCGTCCTCCCTGGGTGCGCTCGTGGCCGGATATGTGCGGGCCAATGCCGAGCGACGGGACTTCGGCAAGCTGCTGGTCTGGCAGGGGCTCACCGACGACGGCCCGCCCGATGCCACGTTCGCCGAGGACGTGCGCCGCGACCTGGAGGGGTTGCGGAAGCGCCAGGAGGCGGGTGAGCTGCCCGCGGATCTCGATCCGGCCGCCGTGCTGGTGGCGTTCTTCGCGATGGCCGCGGCCGGCATCTCGTTCCCGCAGCTGGTCCGGGCCGCCTTCGACCTCGATCCCGCCTCGCCCGAGTTCGCCGGGCACTATGCCGAGCAGCTGGAGAAACTGATCGGGCACCTGGCCGAGGTCACCGATTCGTAA
- a CDS encoding NAD-dependent epimerase/dehydratase family protein produces MRVLLTGSAGFIGSHVAEALDCEVVPADLRTGVDVRDGAALDRLLPGVDAVVHQAAKVGLGVDVADLPDYASVNAYGTATLLAAMARHGVGRLVLASSMVVYGEGAYDCPRHGPVRPGPRRSTDLEQGLFDPRCPRCDSVLSPSVVEEDAPLDPRNAYATTKLAQEHLAANWARETGGTAVALRYHNVYGPRMPRNTPYAGVASIFLSALLSGRAPQVFEDGGQRRDFVHVRDVARANVLALRAGEAGALTPYNIASGTPHTVGDLATALAVHTGGPDPVTTGAYRLGDVRHIVASPARAVAGLGFTAEISFEDGMKEFARR; encoded by the coding sequence ATGCGCGTGCTCCTCACCGGCTCCGCCGGCTTCATCGGCAGCCACGTCGCCGAAGCGCTCGACTGCGAGGTCGTCCCCGCCGACCTGCGTACCGGCGTGGACGTGCGGGACGGCGCGGCCCTGGACCGCCTCCTGCCCGGCGTCGACGCCGTCGTCCACCAGGCCGCCAAGGTCGGTCTCGGCGTCGACGTGGCCGACCTGCCCGACTACGCCTCGGTCAACGCGTACGGCACGGCGACCCTGCTGGCGGCCATGGCCAGGCACGGCGTCGGGCGGCTGGTGCTGGCCTCCTCCATGGTCGTGTACGGGGAAGGCGCCTACGACTGCCCCCGCCACGGCCCCGTTCGCCCCGGGCCGAGGCGGTCCACGGACCTGGAGCAAGGCCTCTTCGACCCGCGCTGCCCTCGGTGCGACAGCGTCCTCTCCCCTTCGGTCGTCGAGGAGGACGCCCCGCTCGACCCCCGCAACGCCTACGCCACGACCAAGCTGGCCCAGGAACATCTGGCCGCCAACTGGGCCCGCGAAACCGGCGGCACCGCCGTGGCCCTGCGCTACCACAACGTTTACGGCCCCCGCATGCCCCGGAACACGCCCTATGCCGGAGTGGCGTCCATCTTCCTGTCGGCTCTGCTGTCCGGGCGGGCGCCCCAGGTCTTCGAGGACGGCGGCCAGCGCCGCGACTTCGTCCACGTGCGTGACGTGGCCAGGGCCAATGTGCTGGCGCTCCGGGCCGGCGAGGCGGGGGCGTTGACGCCGTACAACATCGCCAGCGGCACCCCGCACACAGTCGGCGACCTCGCCACGGCCCTGGCCGTCCACACAGGCGGCCCAGACCCGGTGACCACAGGCGCCTACCGCCTCGGCGACGTCCGCCACATCGTCGCCTCTCCAGCCCGGGCGGTCGCCGGCCTGGGTTTCACGGCCGAGATCTCCTTCGAAGACGGCATGAAGGAGTTCGCCCGGCGTTAG
- a CDS encoding glycosyltransferase family 2 protein, with amino-acid sequence MIDVVLPCLDEAEALPWVLERMPPGYRPIVADNGSTDGSDQVAAAHGALVVREPRRGFGAACHAGLLAATSDVVCFMDADASLDPRQLPLVTAQVVGGDADLVLGRRVAATAGAWPAHARWANAVLARRLRRAAGISVHDLGPMRACRRTALLGLELADRRFGYPLEMVLRAAAAGWRVAETEVDYLPRAGRSKVTGTVRGTVRAIKDMRAVLSEHQGQRTTMPA; translated from the coding sequence GTGATCGATGTCGTGTTGCCCTGCCTGGACGAGGCGGAGGCGTTGCCGTGGGTGCTGGAGCGCATGCCGCCCGGCTACCGGCCCATCGTGGCCGACAACGGCTCCACCGACGGCTCCGATCAGGTGGCCGCCGCCCACGGCGCCCTGGTCGTACGGGAGCCGCGGCGCGGTTTCGGCGCCGCCTGCCACGCCGGCCTGCTGGCCGCCACCAGCGACGTCGTCTGCTTCATGGACGCCGACGCATCCCTCGACCCCCGGCAGCTCCCGCTGGTCACGGCCCAGGTCGTCGGCGGGGACGCCGATCTGGTGCTGGGCCGGAGGGTGGCCGCGACGGCGGGTGCGTGGCCCGCGCACGCCCGTTGGGCGAACGCCGTCCTGGCGCGCCGGCTGCGGCGCGCGGCCGGGATATCGGTGCACGACCTCGGGCCGATGCGGGCCTGCCGCCGGACCGCGCTGCTCGGCCTGGAGCTGGCCGACCGGCGCTTCGGTTACCCGCTGGAGATGGTGCTGCGGGCCGCCGCCGCGGGGTGGCGGGTCGCGGAGACCGAGGTCGACTACTTGCCGCGCGCCGGGCGTTCCAAGGTGACGGGGACCGTACGGGGCACGGTGCGGGCCATCAAGGACATGCGGGCGGTGCTGTCCGAACATCAGGGGCAGCGGACCACCATGCCCGCATAG
- a CDS encoding beta-ketoacyl-ACP synthase III: MSGSRLVATGHYQPVQILTNDDLAGMVDTSDEWIRQRVGIRTRHVAGPDESVADLAGHAAAKALAGSGLDPADIDLVLIATCTQTERAPNIASRVAARLGVPSAALMDVGVSCSGFTHALAVADHTIRAGAATNALVVGADKMTSVTDWTDRTTCVLTGDGAGAAVLSAAAEAEVGPVVWGSAPELGAAVRIEGTPTRFSQDGQTVYRWATTRLPEITRRACERGGVRPEDLAAVVLHQANLRIIEPIAKKLGAVNAIVARDVVESGNTSAASVPLALSKLLEQGVVRRGAPMLLFGFGGNLSYAGMVVRCP; the protein is encoded by the coding sequence ATGAGCGGATCACGACTTGTCGCCACAGGCCACTACCAGCCTGTTCAAATCCTTACAAATGATGATTTGGCAGGCATGGTGGACACCAGCGACGAGTGGATCAGACAGCGGGTCGGCATCCGTACCCGGCATGTGGCCGGTCCCGACGAGAGCGTGGCCGACCTGGCCGGGCACGCCGCCGCGAAGGCCCTGGCCGGCAGCGGCCTGGACCCGGCCGACATCGACCTCGTGCTGATCGCCACCTGCACGCAGACCGAGCGCGCCCCGAACATCGCCTCCCGCGTCGCGGCCCGGCTCGGCGTGCCGTCCGCGGCCCTCATGGACGTCGGCGTCTCGTGCTCGGGCTTCACGCACGCCCTGGCGGTGGCCGACCACACGATCCGCGCGGGCGCGGCCACGAACGCGCTGGTCGTCGGGGCGGACAAGATGACGTCGGTCACCGACTGGACCGACCGGACCACATGCGTGCTGACCGGCGACGGCGCCGGGGCCGCCGTGCTGAGCGCTGCGGCCGAGGCCGAGGTCGGGCCCGTCGTGTGGGGGTCGGCGCCTGAGCTGGGCGCCGCCGTCCGCATCGAGGGCACGCCCACGCGCTTCTCCCAGGACGGGCAGACCGTCTACCGGTGGGCCACCACCCGGCTGCCCGAGATCACCCGGCGGGCCTGCGAGCGCGGCGGCGTGCGCCCCGAGGACCTGGCGGCCGTGGTGCTGCACCAGGCGAACCTGCGCATCATCGAGCCCATCGCCAAGAAGCTCGGGGCGGTCAACGCGATCGTCGCGCGTGACGTGGTGGAGTCGGGGAACACCTCGGCCGCGAGCGTTCCCCTTGCGCTGTCGAAGCTGCTGGAGCAGGGGGTGGTGCGGCGCGGGGCGCCGATGTTGCTCTTCGGCTTCGGGGGCAATCTGTCCTATGCGGGCATGGTGGTCCGCTGCCCCTGA
- a CDS encoding TetR/AcrR family transcriptional regulator → MSPRKSVAEALGTRSAILDRSVAVASVEGLEGLTIGRLAAELGMSKSGVLGHFGSKEALQLAVLDRAADIFRAEVWEPARPAGPGLPRLRALCEAWVSYLERGVFPGGCFFVAAAHEFDGREGPVRDAVEAQFDAWRGRLCKEARCAAAAGDLPAGTDAAQLAFELLGLIMAMNHTLQLHRDPDAAVRARRAVNARLGG, encoded by the coding sequence ATGAGCCCGCGTAAGTCCGTCGCCGAAGCCCTCGGCACGCGTTCAGCCATCCTCGACCGCTCGGTCGCCGTCGCCTCCGTCGAAGGGCTGGAAGGGCTCACCATCGGCCGCCTCGCCGCCGAGCTGGGCATGAGCAAGTCCGGCGTGCTCGGGCATTTCGGCTCCAAAGAGGCGCTGCAGCTCGCCGTGCTCGACCGGGCGGCGGACATCTTCCGCGCCGAGGTCTGGGAGCCCGCCCGGCCCGCCGGCCCCGGGCTGCCCAGGCTACGCGCGCTCTGCGAGGCGTGGGTCTCTTACCTGGAACGCGGGGTCTTCCCCGGCGGGTGCTTCTTCGTGGCGGCGGCGCACGAGTTCGACGGCCGTGAGGGGCCGGTCCGGGACGCGGTGGAGGCGCAGTTCGATGCCTGGCGTGGGCGGCTGTGCAAGGAGGCGCGCTGCGCCGCGGCGGCCGGCGACCTGCCGGCGGGCACGGACGCCGCCCAACTGGCGTTCGAGCTGCTCGGCCTCATCATGGCAATGAACCATACGCTCCAGCTGCACCGCGATCCCGATGCCGCGGTCCGGGCCCGCCGCGCCGTGAACGCCCGCCTCGGCGGCTGA
- a CDS encoding MFS transporter: MDRRSTARSIGALAALSMSTFIYVTSETLPIGLLTLIATDLSTSPSAVGLLVTGYGLVVVITTLPLTRLTYRMPRRLLLTSLLAVFVVAAWLSAAATSYAVLLSARVIMAVSQAVFWAVVISTATGLFPPRVHGRVIAVVLAGGNLATVLGVPAGTWLGQQAGWRASFVALSAVGLLALLAIVLLLPATVAADAPATTGTAPDARAYWRLLVMSALVVAGTFTALTYVTPFLTEVSAFSAGAIGPLLLLRGIASVLGVALSGHLVDRYAGAAIAVPVAAQAVALLGLYVLGSVPVAAAALVALSGLSFAALATALAGRVLQVAPGSVDLAGAGSSTAFNVGITAGALIGSGLLSGFGVRSTALVGGLLSLAALTLVVSRRGGRSRRGGPGPRHRDRGAAGAYGSLP, encoded by the coding sequence ATGGACAGGCGGAGCACTGCACGGTCGATCGGCGCGCTGGCCGCGCTCTCGATGTCCACGTTCATCTACGTCACGAGTGAGACACTCCCCATCGGGCTGCTGACATTGATCGCGACGGATTTGTCGACCTCGCCTTCGGCCGTCGGCCTGCTGGTGACCGGCTACGGGCTCGTGGTCGTCATCACCACCCTCCCACTGACCCGGCTGACGTACCGGATGCCGCGCCGCCTCCTGCTGACGAGCCTGCTCGCCGTGTTCGTCGTGGCCGCCTGGCTTTCGGCCGCCGCTACGAGCTACGCAGTCCTTCTCAGCGCCCGGGTGATCATGGCGGTCAGCCAAGCGGTGTTCTGGGCCGTCGTCATCTCGACCGCGACCGGTCTGTTCCCGCCACGCGTACACGGCCGTGTCATCGCCGTGGTGTTGGCCGGCGGCAATCTCGCCACAGTGCTGGGCGTGCCTGCCGGGACATGGCTCGGCCAGCAGGCCGGCTGGCGGGCATCCTTCGTCGCGCTCAGCGCGGTCGGTTTACTCGCCCTGCTGGCGATCGTTTTGCTGCTGCCGGCCACCGTGGCCGCGGACGCCCCCGCGACCACGGGGACCGCCCCCGACGCCCGCGCGTACTGGAGACTGCTGGTGATGTCCGCCCTCGTGGTCGCCGGGACGTTCACCGCGCTCACCTACGTCACCCCGTTCCTGACCGAGGTGAGTGCCTTCTCCGCCGGGGCGATCGGGCCGCTGCTGCTCTTACGGGGCATCGCCTCGGTCCTGGGCGTCGCCCTCAGCGGGCACCTGGTCGACCGCTACGCAGGGGCGGCGATCGCCGTCCCGGTGGCGGCACAGGCCGTGGCGCTCCTCGGGCTGTACGTCCTCGGCAGCGTGCCGGTCGCGGCGGCCGCGCTGGTCGCGCTGTCCGGTCTGTCCTTCGCCGCTCTGGCCACGGCCTTGGCCGGCCGGGTGTTGCAAGTCGCCCCCGGCAGTGTCGATCTCGCCGGGGCGGGCTCGTCGACCGCATTCAACGTCGGGATCACCGCCGGAGCGCTCATCGGCAGCGGCCTGCTGTCCGGCTTCGGCGTACGCAGCACCGCGCTCGTGGGAGGACTTCTCAGTCTGGCCGCGCTCACCCTCGTGGTCAGCCGCCGAGGCGGGCGTTCACGGCGCGGCGGGCCCGGACCGCGGCATCGGGATCGCGGTGCAGCTGGAGCGTATGGTTCATTGCCATGA
- a CDS encoding CGNR zinc finger domain-containing protein → MDVSELPLVGGHPALDLVNTLERGVPAPGWEPRDYVSAPATLLLWALRAGLIIETEAPAVAEAWDRDPDAAHAALAACRDIRESLHLTLLATAALDVGPIDVAASSAALDLLHCRWLAAAGRSRLTPDPRGASAARLVVGVIPASLVPDRAVDAALDLLRTADIGRVRRCPTESGGCGWIFLDRSRNASRRWCRMADCGTEVKARRLTERRRAARQATAGS, encoded by the coding sequence ATGGACGTGTCCGAGCTGCCGCTGGTGGGCGGCCATCCGGCCCTGGATCTGGTCAACACCCTGGAACGGGGGGTCCCGGCCCCCGGCTGGGAGCCACGGGACTACGTGTCGGCACCGGCCACGCTGCTGCTGTGGGCGCTCCGCGCCGGATTGATCATCGAAACAGAGGCCCCGGCGGTCGCCGAAGCCTGGGACCGCGACCCTGACGCGGCGCACGCCGCGCTGGCCGCCTGCCGGGACATCCGGGAGTCACTGCACCTCACTCTGCTCGCCACCGCCGCACTGGATGTGGGGCCGATCGACGTCGCGGCCTCCAGCGCAGCGCTCGACCTGCTGCACTGCCGTTGGCTCGCCGCGGCGGGCCGCTCCAGGTTGACACCGGATCCGCGAGGGGCTTCCGCGGCCCGGCTGGTGGTCGGCGTCATCCCCGCCTCCCTGGTGCCGGACCGCGCCGTGGACGCCGCCCTCGACCTGCTGCGCACGGCCGACATCGGGCGCGTGCGCCGCTGCCCGACCGAGAGCGGCGGCTGCGGCTGGATCTTCCTCGACCGCAGCCGCAACGCCTCACGGAGATGGTGCCGGATGGCCGACTGCGGGACGGAGGTCAAGGCGCGCCGTCTCACCGAACGCCGGCGCGCCGCCCGGCAGGCGACGGCGGGGTCCTGA
- a CDS encoding nuclear transport factor 2 family protein produces MVEPRPWIEGYVRAWNSNDPDDISALFTEDALYYTEPYSVPWHGRDEIVVKWLDRKDKPGEATFEWHPVCVTEDVGVIQGVTTYPDKTYSNLWVIRFVPDGRCREFTEWWMRHDAR; encoded by the coding sequence ATGGTCGAGCCGCGGCCGTGGATCGAGGGCTACGTGCGAGCGTGGAACTCCAACGATCCCGACGACATCTCCGCCCTGTTCACGGAGGACGCCCTCTACTACACCGAGCCCTACAGCGTGCCCTGGCACGGACGCGACGAGATCGTCGTGAAATGGCTGGACCGGAAGGACAAGCCAGGCGAGGCCACGTTCGAATGGCATCCGGTGTGCGTCACGGAGGACGTCGGCGTGATTCAAGGGGTCACCACGTATCCCGACAAAACCTATAGCAACCTTTGGGTGATCCGATTCGTGCCAGACGGGCGATGCCGGGAATTCACCGAATGGTGGATGAGACACGACGCCAGATGA